The Pseudomonas pergaminensis nucleotide sequence CGCGTGGAAGATGGCCAGATCGTGTTGTTCGATTCCGGCTCCACCACCCTGCAGATCGCCCAGTCATTGCCGCGCTCGATCCGCCTGACCGTGGTCACGCCGTCCCCCATGATCGCCATCGCCCTGGCCGACCATCCCGATGTCAAAGTGATTCTCGCCGGCGGCCAACTCAACCCGGCGACGCTGTCCACCAGCGGCCATGAGACCGTGCGGCTGATCCAGGGCATCAAGGCCGACCTGCTGTTTACGGGGGTGTGTGCGTTGCACCCGCAAGTAGGTATCAGCTCGCTGCATTTTGATGAGGTGGCGGTCAAGCAGGCCTTGCTCGACAGCGCGTCCCACGTGGTGGCGGTGACCATGGCGGACAAGCTCGGCGCGGTGGAGCCCTTTGTGGTGGCGCCGTGCAGTCGCATTCACACGTTGATCACCGAGTGGCATGTGCCGAGTGTGGAGGCGTATGAGCAGCTAGGGTTGGAAGTGCTGCGGGTAGAGGTCGAGTAGCGACAGCGCGTCGGGGGTAGCCAGGCCGCTGGCGGTGTTATCGAAGATGCACCAGGTGGGAATGCCCTCTTCCACAGAGGCGCTCAACACACGCGCATACGCCTGGACCCGTTCAGGCCCGTAGGCACTGTGATAGATACGCGGCGATCCATGCAGACGCCAGTAACGCACGCCCTGCCAACCGGCCGGGGCATCGCCCGATTCGATCACTGGCGGGTCGGCCGCTACTCGCCCTATCTGCAGGCCCTGCAATAATTCCTCGGCAGCAAGCCAACTCGCGTGCCGTGGCTCCAGCACCACAGCACCCGCGAAACGCTCGCGCAGTGCTGTGAAAAATGCGCTGACCACGCCCGGTTCAAAGCTCAGCGAAGGCGGCAATTGCACCAGCAGACAGCCCAGTTGCGCGCCCAAGTGCTGGCATTGCCCGAGAAACTCATCGAGTGCGACCTCGCAGCCTTGCAGGCGTAATTCATGGGTGATGCGCTTAGGCATCTTGACCGAAAAACGAAAGCCGGACGGCACCGATTGCGCCCACCGCGCATACGTCTTCGCCTGGTGCGGGCGATAGAACGAGCTGTTGATTTCCACCGCATTGAAGCGCGACGCATAACGCTGCAAATGCGTGCCCTCGCCGGCAAACGCCGGCCAGTATTCACGCGGCAAACTCCAACCGGCACAGCCCACCATTAGGGTGGCCGTCAAAACAGCACCTTGGCGGCATCGCGCATGAAAATCTCGATGGTCTTGGGGCCCACACCGTCGAATTCGCCGAGGCGTTTTTCGAAGGCTTCACGGCTTTCGCTGGCACTGCGCATGTGGGTGATCTTGCCGGCGTACTCGGCGTTCAACTTGGCGCTGAGGTCGAGCAAACGTTGCGCGGTGGTTTCGTCATAGCGCACGTAGTGCGCGCGTCCGAGCATGGCCACCAACTCACGCGATGTGCAGTGCTGCAGCTTGCGCGCGGTGTCGCGACCCTGCTCTTCCACGATCACCTTGTAGGCCTGCGCGGCAATTGGTGCCTGGATACGCTTGCCCATGAGGAAGCTGGCGATAAACCACTTGAACAGGCCACTGTCATCATCGGGCTTGAGTTCGATGCCCAACTCTGACGCGGTGATGGATCGGGCCATGCTCAGTGGCCCAGCTTGCGCTCGGCCTTGGCGGCCTGTTCGTTGATGGCATCGGTCTGGCGTTCGGTGTCCTTGATCGAGGTAGGCGTCAGCACTTTGTCGACGGTTTCGGTCTTCGGATTCGGGCGTTCCAGGGTCTGGCCCTTGGCTGGTTTTTCCGTACCTTTCTGGGCTTCTTCAGAGCTGATGGGGGCTGGGGTTTTGTCGGCAGTCATGGTGTGTCTCCTGTTAAATGAAGGCCCGCAAAGAGTGGCGGGCACTCTCAAAGAAAGTGGCATGCACTTAAGCAGCAGAGGCCTGCCGGTTTGGATAGTTCAAGGAAATTGCCCGTGCCAACCGCCCAGGAAATAAGCGCAAATTAATTTAAACCTTTGCCGCCCCCGCCGGATCAACTCTCCCATATCCCATCCTTCGCTCACCCATCAGGAGACACTCGATCATGAGTTCACACCTCAACGGCAAGAAGATTCTGGTCATCACTTCCAACACCGGCATCGAGCGCGATGAACTGCTCAAGCCCCTGGAAGCACTGCGCGGTTATGGCGCAACCGTGACCCACGGTTCCAGCAAAGGCGGCACCACCCAGACCTTCGTCGGCGACACCGAGAAGGACCTGACGGTGGAGTCCGACGCGAAGCTGTCCGAGCTTTCCGGCGCCGATTTCGATGCGCTGGTCATTCCCGGCGGCACCGTCAATGCCGACACGTTGCGCCAGGATGCGGCCGCGCTGAAGCTGATCAACGAATTCGTGCAGGCGGGCAAAACCGTGGCAGCGATCTGTCACGGCCCATGGGCGCTGATCGATGCCGGCGTGATCAAGGGCAAAACCCTCACCTCCTACAAAAGCGTGCGGATTGACCTGGAAAACGCCGGCGCCGCCGGATGGGTCGACGCCGAGGTCAAGCAGTGCAAGGCCAATGGCTGGACCTTGATTACCTCGCGCACCCCGGATGATCTGCCAGCCTTCAATGAAGCCATCGCCAAGACTCTGGCAGGCTGATTTTTTAAAGCGCAACGAAAACAGGCGCCTCGATGGCGCCTGTTTTGTGTCAACCCTGACCTCAGCTTTTACGCTGTTCCGGCATCTCGCGTTTCGGCCCGAACATCGCCCAGGCAATCAGGCCCAGTAGCGGTACAAAAATAAGCACCACCAACCACAATCCTTTTGTTTCCCAGCCCCCCGTACTACGCAGCACGACATTGATCGCCCACAATTCCAGTAGCAGCAGAATCACCGCCAAGCCGATCCAGACATATTGAATTTCCATGCTTCACCTCCTAGGTCGTATACGTTAGGTCAAGCATCGGCCGCGAGGGTTCATTAAAATTTGCGCAAACATCCTTGGGTGGTGGAATGCAACGTCCCACACGACCGACCATGCAACCTGCACGACCGGTACAACCTTCCCGTCCTTGTAGCCCCTTGAATTACCTGGCGAATTAGCAATAGCTCAAGTTGGTACAACTGATGCACAGCTGTACTGGACGAGGCGTGCATGTCGACACGCCCTGAGTTTCCCGTGAGGTGTCACCCATGAATGCCATTGACCTGCTCAAAGCTGACCACGAACGCGTAAAGGCCCTGCTGACTCAGTTGAGTGAGTCCACCGAGCGTGGGGTAAAAAAACGTACTGAGCTGTTGGCCAAGCTGGAAGCGGAAATCAGCCTGCACACTAAACTGGAAGAAGAAATCCTCTACCCGGCGTTCAGGAAGGCCGGTGGCAAGGAACAGGACATCATGTACCACGAAGCCAAGGAAGAGCACCGCACGGTTGACTCCCTGGTGCTGCCGGACCTGAAACAGACCGAGCCCTCGACCACGGAGTTTTCCGGTCGCGTCAAAGTGGTCAAGGAGTTGCTGGAGCACCACATCGAAGAAGAAGAAACCGAGATGTTCCCGCAGGCTAAAAAGCTGCTGGGCAAAGCACTGCTTGAAGAATTGGGCGCTGAAATGGAAGCGATGAAAGCAGCGCATAAAAAATTGCAGTCGACCAAGCCAATGGCGGCTTGATCGAGGCATGTCCAGAGCCTGGAACTGAGCCAGGCTCTTGACCCATCACGCGAGGGGATTGCGTCATGAAGACCAGATCGTCCCACAGGATCTTGCTTATCGTTGGCTTGTCAGCCCTGCTCACCGGCCCTGCCTTCGCCGCATTCGGCGATAACCCCGAACCCTCGGCGAATACCCTGAGTGGCGACAGCGCTGCCGGTTCCGCCCTGCCGCCGGGCACCTACCCCAGCAGCCCTTCGGACAGTAGCAAGAAGACCAAAGACACCGACAAGCAGCCGACCAAACCGGTCAAGCCTGCTGATACCCATAAACCCAGCAAAGACAAACCCCGGTCGGGCAGTTGACGGTTCATCCGTAGGCGGCGGCTCGAGCGCCATCGAGCCTCTGCACCGGGTGCCGCGGTCAGCGGCTATACAGTGACTCGGCACCCCACGCCGCGAACGCGGAGCAACAGGCCGCATTCGCAAAACAACAGAAGCACCCTATCAAGGCTGGCAGCCCGGGATTCGGTTATCACCCCCTCCGATACACCTTGACCCTAGGAATGCCCGCAGCGGCCAGCAAGCCAATTTCCAGGCCGCGCAGGCGCATGCCCGCACTCACCACGCGCTGCCCGCGTTGCAACGCCCCGCCACGCTTGCGTACGTGCTCGCCCCGGCACAAGGGTGGGCACCAGATACGCTGGCCGTAGACGCGGCAACGTGCCTGGGGTACCACAGTGTCAGCACCCTGCGGCAGCGGCGCGCCAGTAACAATCGGCACAGCGTGCCCGG carries:
- a CDS encoding DeoR/GlpR family DNA-binding transcription regulator translates to MHSTHHDIDLPSLRKQKILLLLERDGKVTASELVEHFAVSQDTIRRDLGELAAAGLLQRVHGGALPRPKDTGKDFFTRVGETNEAKRHLARLAADRVEDGQIVLFDSGSTTLQIAQSLPRSIRLTVVTPSPMIAIALADHPDVKVILAGGQLNPATLSTSGHETVRLIQGIKADLLFTGVCALHPQVGISSLHFDEVAVKQALLDSASHVVAVTMADKLGAVEPFVVAPCSRIHTLITEWHVPSVEAYEQLGLEVLRVEVE
- a CDS encoding DUF72 domain-containing protein yields the protein MVGCAGWSLPREYWPAFAGEGTHLQRYASRFNAVEINSSFYRPHQAKTYARWAQSVPSGFRFSVKMPKRITHELRLQGCEVALDEFLGQCQHLGAQLGCLLVQLPPSLSFEPGVVSAFFTALRERFAGAVVLEPRHASWLAAEELLQGLQIGRVAADPPVIESGDAPAGWQGVRYWRLHGSPRIYHSAYGPERVQAYARVLSASVEEGIPTWCIFDNTASGLATPDALSLLDLYPQHFQP
- a CDS encoding DNA methylase — its product is MARSITASELGIELKPDDDSGLFKWFIASFLMGKRIQAPIAAQAYKVIVEEQGRDTARKLQHCTSRELVAMLGRAHYVRYDETTAQRLLDLSAKLNAEYAGKITHMRSASESREAFEKRLGEFDGVGPKTIEIFMRDAAKVLF
- a CDS encoding type 1 glutamine amidotransferase domain-containing protein, which codes for MSSHLNGKKILVITSNTGIERDELLKPLEALRGYGATVTHGSSKGGTTQTFVGDTEKDLTVESDAKLSELSGADFDALVIPGGTVNADTLRQDAAALKLINEFVQAGKTVAAICHGPWALIDAGVIKGKTLTSYKSVRIDLENAGAAGWVDAEVKQCKANGWTLITSRTPDDLPAFNEAIAKTLAG
- a CDS encoding PLDc N-terminal domain-containing protein yields the protein MEIQYVWIGLAVILLLLELWAINVVLRSTGGWETKGLWLVVLIFVPLLGLIAWAMFGPKREMPEQRKS
- a CDS encoding hemerythrin domain-containing protein — encoded protein: MNAIDLLKADHERVKALLTQLSESTERGVKKRTELLAKLEAEISLHTKLEEEILYPAFRKAGGKEQDIMYHEAKEEHRTVDSLVLPDLKQTEPSTTEFSGRVKVVKELLEHHIEEEETEMFPQAKKLLGKALLEELGAEMEAMKAAHKKLQSTKPMAA